The genomic DNA AACTCTTTCGTCTTAGGAGCGTTCAGGCTGAGCGCATCCAATACGATAATGTCTTGGTCGATCACTTTCGAAGAAAGAGCCGATTTGATTGCCAAACGACGAACTTTCTTAGGCAATTTGTACGCATAGCTGCGTGGAGTCGGACCGAACACAATTCCGCCGCCAACCCATTGCGGGGAACGGATCGAACCTTGACGAGCACGACCTGTGCCTTTTTGTTTCCATGGTTTACGGCCACCGCCGCGAACTTCGGAGCGTCCTTTTACTTTATGAGTACCCAAACGCAGGGAAGCACGCTGCATAACAACTGCGTCGTGAAGAACGTGAACGTTCGGTTCGATACCAAATACCGCGTCATTCAGTTCAACTTCGCCCACTTGGCTACCGCTGACATTATATAGTGCTACTTTAGGCATTGCTTGTTCCTCCTTTCCTTAAGGCGATTACTTCTTAACCGCTTGTTTGATTTTAACTACGCTATTTTTAGGACCTGGAATGGATCCTTTAACGAGCAATACGTTACGCTCTGCATCCACACGGATGACTTCAAGGTTCTGGATCGTAATCGTTTCGTTACCCATATGCCCTGGCAATTTTTTGCCTTTAGGAACACGGTTGGCTTGGATGGAACCCATGGAACCTGGACCGCGATGGTAACGGGAACCGTGAGACATAGGCCCGCGACTTTGACCCCAACGTTTGATATTACCTTGGAATCCTTTACCTTTAGAAATACCTGTTACGTCAACAAATTCGCCTTCAGCAAAAATATCAACTTTGACCTCTTGGCCAACTTCATATGCTGCCAAATCAATACCGCGAATTTCACGAACGTAGCGCTTAGGTGCTGTATTCGCCTTCTTAGCGTGACCTAATTCAGGTTTGTTAGCTCTGCTTTCTTTCTTATCAGCATAACCGATTTGGATCGCTTCGTAACCGTCGTTCTCCACATCTTTCTTCTGCAGAACGATGTTAGACTCAGCTTCGATAACCGTTACAGGAATAACAACGCCCTCTGGGGTAAACACTTGAGTCATTCCGAGTTTTTTCCCTAAGATACCTTTCATGTTGACACCTCTTTTCCTTTCCTAATCAACTCACGATTGATATTACAATTTGATTTCGATATCTACACCGGACGGCAGGTCCAAGCGCATCAAGGCATCCACAGTTTGTGGAGTCGGGTTCACAATGTCGATCAGACGTTTGTGAGTACGCATTTCGAATTGCTCCCGGGAATCCTTGTACTTGTGTACCGCACGGAGAATAGTAATAACTTGTTTCTCAGTTGGAAGCGGAATCGGTCCGGATACGCCAGCACCTGAACGTTTTGCCGTTTCAACGATTTTCTCTGCGGATTGATCAAGAATTCTGTGATCATAAGCTTTCAAACGAATACGAATTTTTTGCTTTGCCATTTTAGTCCCTCCTTCTATCGCCCAATTTATTATCGGACATACTCCGTGAAAATTTTCTGACCGCCCTCCCATGGCAAAGGGGCCGGGTGTGTCAGTAACCTCTCACATCATCGCACAGTCACAGAACAACATTCACTATTATATAGAAAAGATAGATGTAATGCAAGCAAAATATTAGACATTTTTATTGGCCATTTCCTCGGCATATATATATAGAAGAAACTGATTTCTCTGTACCCGTAAAACGGCAAATTGCTTATTCGCCTAATGAAGTGCTCTGTGTCCATTCACCCTTATAAACCTTTCATTTTT from Paenibacillus woosongensis includes the following:
- the rpsJ gene encoding 30S ribosomal protein S10 yields the protein MAKQKIRIRLKAYDHRILDQSAEKIVETAKRSGAGVSGPIPLPTEKQVITILRAVHKYKDSREQFEMRTHKRLIDIVNPTPQTVDALMRLDLPSGVDIEIKL
- the rplD gene encoding 50S ribosomal protein L4; the encoded protein is MPKVALYNVSGSQVGEVELNDAVFGIEPNVHVLHDAVVMQRASLRLGTHKVKGRSEVRGGGRKPWKQKGTGRARQGSIRSPQWVGGGIVFGPTPRSYAYKLPKKVRRLAIKSALSSKVIDQDIIVLDALSLNAPKTKEFAAILNNLKVDRKALIVAPSYDDNVALSARNIPGVKFVAADGINVLDVLTHDKLIITKEAVQKVEEVLA
- the rplC gene encoding 50S ribosomal protein L3: MKGILGKKLGMTQVFTPEGVVIPVTVIEAESNIVLQKKDVENDGYEAIQIGYADKKESRANKPELGHAKKANTAPKRYVREIRGIDLAAYEVGQEVKVDIFAEGEFVDVTGISKGKGFQGNIKRWGQSRGPMSHGSRYHRGPGSMGSIQANRVPKGKKLPGHMGNETITIQNLEVIRVDAERNVLLVKGSIPGPKNSVVKIKQAVKK